A DNA window from Setaria viridis chromosome 2, Setaria_viridis_v4.0, whole genome shotgun sequence contains the following coding sequences:
- the LOC117842494 gene encoding protein CYSTEINE-RICH TRANSMEMBRANE MODULE 13: MSYYGQQPPVGVPPQQGYPGKDGYPPPGYPPAGYPPPAQGYPQQGYPPPYAQQPPRQQQSSGPSFMEGCLAALCCCCLLDACF; this comes from the exons atgagCTACTACGGCCAGCAGCCCCCCGTCGGCGTCCCGCCGCAGcaag GCTACCCGGGGAAGGACGGCTACCCGCCGCCGGGGTACCCGCCGGCCGGCTACCCCCCGCCGGCGCAGGGCTACCCGCAGCAGGGCTACCCGCCGCCGTACGCGCAGCAGCCTCCCCGGCAGCAGCAGAGCAGCGGGCCTTCCTTCATGGAGGGATG CTTGGCTgccctctgctgctgctgcctcctgGACGCCTGCTTCTGA